In Sphingobium baderi, a single window of DNA contains:
- a CDS encoding replication initiation protein: MSQITVSSAALALRADKPLTPAMISALWEIAAVLDEERVPANVPNAVWLTIPTARLRGPGARQDNTWLRECLERMAGLRLTGQHRGEEWLAVMLAEAHFIEGGAKVRLLVPPAGVHAMRGPGNFVKIETTAAHRLPPHARRLYALLADRKRQREPYAQWSVDNLRGLLGVDDKRSYDRWSDFRTRVLDPAISAINDFGTVRVKMTFIKSGRSVSAVRFEWRWKDPHDAADTVVENERHSDARRKDPPENPDAPPLVEGDPVVREGLAQLVADLGNSKRVQEPEQMDVETYLALSDEECPEYPITDDERAWLDMKPVGKEAL; the protein is encoded by the coding sequence ATGAGCCAAATCACCGTGTCCTCTGCTGCACTCGCCCTCCGCGCCGATAAGCCGCTCACGCCTGCGATGATCTCTGCGCTGTGGGAGATCGCTGCCGTCCTCGACGAGGAACGTGTGCCTGCGAATGTGCCGAATGCGGTCTGGCTGACCATCCCCACGGCACGCCTGCGTGGGCCGGGCGCACGACAGGACAACACATGGCTTCGCGAGTGCCTTGAACGCATGGCAGGGCTGCGCCTGACCGGCCAACATCGCGGCGAAGAATGGCTGGCCGTGATGCTGGCAGAGGCCCATTTCATCGAGGGCGGGGCCAAGGTGCGCTTGCTGGTGCCGCCCGCAGGCGTCCACGCCATGCGCGGACCGGGCAACTTCGTGAAGATCGAGACGACCGCAGCACATCGGCTCCCGCCTCATGCCCGCCGTCTCTATGCGCTGCTGGCCGACCGCAAGCGCCAGCGCGAACCCTACGCCCAGTGGAGCGTAGACAACCTGCGTGGCCTGCTCGGCGTCGATGACAAGCGGTCCTATGATCGGTGGAGTGATTTTCGCACCCGCGTGCTCGATCCTGCCATTTCAGCGATCAACGACTTCGGCACGGTGCGCGTGAAGATGACCTTCATAAAGTCCGGTCGGTCGGTTTCCGCCGTCCGCTTCGAATGGCGCTGGAAAGATCCGCACGATGCCGCCGATACGGTGGTGGAGAACGAGCGCCACAGCGACGCCCGGCGTAAAGACCCACCGGAAAACCCGGACGCCCCGCCGCTGGTCGAAGGCGATCCGGTGGTACGGGAAGGACTGGCCCAACTTGTGGCGGACCTCGGGAACTCCAAGCGGGTCCAGGAGCCCGAACAGATGGACGTGGAAACCTACCTCGCGCTCAGTGATGAGGAATGCCCTGAATACCCGATCACCGATGATGAGCGGGCATGGCTCGACATGAAACCAGTCGGCAAAGAGGCGCTATGA
- the mobQ gene encoding MobQ family relaxase, which produces MAIYHASTKPISRTAGRSSVAAAAYRAGAALVDERTGLVHDYTRKGGVVSADIITADGETLDRAALWNAAEVAEKRKDARTAREWIVALPSELDAGQRHELALSFGAELARRYGVAVDVCVHQPDREGDNRNHHAHILTTTRQVSRGERGEPVMGDKASIELSDKARRAQGLGPAADEVKAVRGLWEQTANSVLAKAGRAERIDARSLAAQGIDREATTHLGPTASEMERRGRVSDRADGNRQVAANNAQRKALTAEIIDLKAERERREKVRQVEAMPAAELVKAWDARKKELIANANRRSQFLEYKLDGQIREISRERQQREWKHDEQRPKAPTGLFGRFQRGSYEKAEAAWQQVAKGIKEWRAKREKTLRDRLERVRGYFRGFGNEAKAERKLERERPEWAARLPAARAELKQQEQVRRKQRQAQRGLGNQGQGVGD; this is translated from the coding sequence GTGGCGATCTACCACGCCAGCACCAAGCCGATATCGCGCACCGCCGGACGTTCGTCCGTTGCGGCTGCGGCGTATCGGGCTGGCGCGGCGTTGGTCGATGAGCGCACCGGCCTCGTCCATGACTACACCCGCAAGGGCGGGGTGGTGTCGGCGGACATCATCACGGCGGATGGCGAAACGCTCGACCGGGCCGCGCTGTGGAATGCGGCGGAGGTCGCGGAGAAGCGGAAGGATGCCCGCACCGCTCGCGAGTGGATCGTAGCGCTGCCGTCCGAACTGGACGCGGGACAGCGGCACGAACTCGCTCTGTCCTTTGGTGCCGAACTGGCCCGCCGGTACGGCGTGGCCGTGGACGTGTGCGTCCACCAGCCCGACCGGGAAGGCGACAACCGGAATCACCATGCGCACATCCTCACCACCACCCGGCAGGTGAGCCGGGGGGAGAGGGGGGAGCCGGTCATGGGGGACAAGGCCAGCATCGAGCTATCGGACAAGGCCCGCCGGGCACAGGGGCTTGGCCCTGCTGCCGACGAGGTGAAGGCGGTCCGGGGGCTTTGGGAACAGACGGCCAATTCTGTCCTGGCTAAAGCGGGGCGGGCCGAGCGGATCGATGCGCGCAGCCTTGCGGCGCAGGGCATCGACCGGGAAGCGACCACCCATCTTGGCCCCACGGCCTCGGAGATGGAGCGGCGTGGCCGTGTCAGCGATCGCGCCGATGGCAACCGGCAGGTGGCGGCGAACAATGCCCAGCGGAAGGCGCTGACAGCCGAGATCATCGACCTGAAGGCAGAGCGCGAGCGCCGGGAAAAGGTGCGCCAGGTCGAAGCGATGCCGGCGGCCGAGCTGGTGAAGGCATGGGACGCCCGCAAGAAGGAGCTGATCGCCAATGCGAACCGGCGCAGCCAGTTCCTTGAGTACAAGCTGGATGGCCAAATCCGGGAGATTTCGCGCGAGCGGCAGCAGCGTGAATGGAAGCATGACGAGCAGCGCCCGAAGGCGCCAACGGGACTTTTCGGCAGGTTTCAGCGAGGGTCCTACGAGAAGGCCGAGGCGGCTTGGCAGCAGGTAGCGAAGGGCATCAAGGAGTGGAGGGCGAAGCGAGAGAAGACGCTTCGCGACCGGCTTGAGCGTGTCCGGGGCTATTTCCGGGGCTTTGGAAACGAAGCCAAGGCAGAGCGGAAGCTAGAGCGCGAGCGACCGGAATGGGCCGCTCGGCTTCCCGCTGCCCGGGCCGAACTGAAGCAGCAGGAACAGGTCAGGCGCAAGCAGCGGCAGGCCCAGCGCGGCCTTGGAAATCAGGGGCAAGGGGTCGGGGACTAA